The following proteins are co-located in the Triticum aestivum cultivar Chinese Spring chromosome 1A, IWGSC CS RefSeq v2.1, whole genome shotgun sequence genome:
- the LOC123066609 gene encoding uncharacterized protein, with product MRARGASWKRCGSGHLGAGRVPVRLRAHRDSRPRASLPHLLREGAPSSPTWSVAPAWEGQTVGVEAVVDFFKAKIKHLHLRMAQVMQGTDGLFAAKKVRREQPRM from the exons ATGCGAGCTAGAGGAGCATCCTGGAAACGATGCGGCAGCGGGCATCTAGGAGCGGGCCGAGTTCCAGTTCGTCTACGTGCCCACCGTGATAGTCGACCTCGTGCTTCGCTCCCACACCTGCTCCGAGAAGGCGCTCCCAGCTCGCCTACGTGGTCGGTTGCTCCAG CTTGGGAAGGTCAGACTGTTGGAGTTGAAGCAGTTGTAGATTTCTTCAAGGCAAAAATAAAGCATTTGCACTTG AGGATGGCACAGGTGATGCAAGGAACCGACGGCCTGTTTGCAGCGAAGAAGGTGAGGCGGGAGCAGCCGCGCATGTAA
- the LOC123066630 gene encoding uncharacterized protein C227.17c: MEPKEKPETTSAASPPPPRLDCIKCFDALWFCYTPLHQLQTYYRHGDFDTCFGKWGDLVDCLSLKTKRRAEVEEILIAREKAKPHIWTFRTAEEAQANWWQMYKHKVVMSSPPKTAGSAVPPPGSSGVLS; this comes from the coding sequence ATGGAGCCCAAAGAGAAGCCCGAAACGACCAGCGCTGCCAGCCCACCTCCACCGCGGCTGGACTGCATAAAGTGCTTCGATGCGCTATGGTTCTGCTATACCCCTCTCCACCAGCTGCAGACCTACTACCGCCACGGGGATTTTGACACCTGCTTCGGCAAGTGGGGTGATCTCGTTGACTGTCTCTCGCTCAAGACGAAGCGGAGGGCGGAGGTAGAGGAGATCCTCATCGCGCGGGAGAAGGCCAAGCCGCACATCTGGACCTTCCGGACTGCCGAAGAGGCGCAGGCGAACTGGTGGCAGATGTACAAGCACAAGGTGGTGATGTCGTCGCCACCCAAGACTGCAGGTTCTGCTGTGCCTCCTCCTGgatcatctggtgttctttcctgA